A region from the Antennarius striatus isolate MH-2024 chromosome 24, ASM4005453v1, whole genome shotgun sequence genome encodes:
- the creg1 gene encoding protein CREG1, translating into MCRSGLPSQTPGVEPTMFALRPARALLLGLLWAALFTAASCRLRIPPHDEVARVARFVAHRCDWATVATISTHEPVVGQPFSNVFSVSDGPVGSSSGVPYMYLTKWEISVQDLKVNPQASLSMSLAQTPYCKQEGFDPQSPLCAHIILSGSVMEVNGTEADFAKKALFSRHPEMIDWPLGHNWFFAKFNITQVWVLDYFGGVKTVTPEEYFQATPDRKHH; encoded by the exons ATGTGTCGCTCCGGGCTTCCTTCACAGACTCCCGGCGTCGAACCCACCATGTTCGCTCTGCGTCCTGCCCGCGCGCTCCTCCTCGGCCTGCTGTGGGCCGCCCTCTTCACGGCCGCCTCCTGCCGGCTCCGCATCCCTCCGCACGACGAGGTGGCCCGCGTTGCCCGCTTCGTCGCACACAGGTGCGATTGGGCTACCGTGGCGACCATCTCCACGCACGAGCCGGTGGTGGGACAGCCGTTCTCCAACGTCTTCTCGGTCAGCGACGGTCCGGTCGGGTCCAGCTCCGGGGTGCCCTACATGTACCTGACAAAGTGGGAGATTTCCGTGCAGGACCTGAAG GTGAACCCTCAGGCGTCTCTGTCCATGTCTCTGGCTCAGACTCCTTACTGCAAACAGGAGGGCTTCGACCCCCAGAGTCCTCTGTGTGCTCACATCATCCTGTCTGGATCTGTCAtggag GTGAACGGGACGGAGGCCGACTTTGCTAAAAAAGCTCTTTTCAGTCGACATCCGGAGATGATCGATTGGCCCCTTGGTCACAACTGGTTCTTTGCCAAGTTCAACATCACACAG GTGTGGGTGTTGGATTACTTTGGGGGCGTGAAGACCGTCACACCTGAAGAATACTTCCAAGCCACGCCAGACAGGAAACACCACTGA
- the LOC137591683 gene encoding histone-lysine N-methyltransferase SETDB2-like, protein MEMEEDSLDLQDVERAKSFWAKENVDQVFTGVFEYLDNLKNVLKNKTATDKQYVQGLKLLEIVDSYLPDSLPDSSVVQDVIGLGPGEVLLHDSLQGSSSSCTTPHSNGPSSPAASPAGREQLLVRPLTPVQLHYQPHTCCKTCLSNLPSMHQLMPPFWGQNPLKIPLLCGFKRLTVVPLMSQDGDGEGAGPAGPSHEEDWHVHYKAPCGQSLRNYDDVMHFLLTTDSHDILQVDFFTFNPHVQLDPPTAAGPKCPELDLSRGLEPTPVQLCPGEGGAHPPEFRYRKDRWPHGCFLSRGLFRTYCVCTDGCRDAQQCPCVSLTTRGRHYSHHRLEEPVPTGLYECGPWCGCDWARCQNRLVQRGIRVRLQVFKIDNRGWGVRCRDDLDRGTFVCIYAGVVLQKVQSPTNSPSPKMTRMDLPSDEEVEFVTEWLVPQVQEGRSNLVESTSPPLHVPVIHGSADAGAATTTPKDQDKVRLVRVTRPDPPSPPAGGSCDQSQAENKKPVEAGAVSSTETESSGQRSLKRVMNIEDAVIVDASKEGNVSRFINHSCQPNLFIQPVFIDSHDPSLPVIAFFTKRVLKAGTELTWNYSADAGSKQEIPCQRGSDNCRGYFAVGNPYDIYEMEAEPK, encoded by the exons ATGGAGATGGAAGAGGATTCATTAGACCTGCAAGATGTTG AGCGGGCCAAAAGTTTCTGGGCCAAGGAGAATGTGGATCAGGTTTTCACTGGAGTTTTTGAGTATCTGGATAACTTGAAGAACGTCCTGAAGAACAAGACGGCCACGGATAAAC AATACGTTCAGGGCCTCAAGCTGCTGGAGATTGTGGACTCTTATCTTCCTGATTCCCTTCCTGACTCCTCTGTGGTTCAGGACGTCATCGGCTTAG gtcCAGGTGAGGTCCTGCTGCACGATTCCCTCCAAGGCTCCTCTTCGTCCTGCACCACGCCTCACTCCAACGGGCCGTCCAGCCCTGCAGCGTCGCCTGCAGGTAGAGAGCAGCTGCTGGtgcgacctctgaccccagtcCAGCTGCACTACCAACCACACACCTGCTGCAAg ACCTGCCTATCCAAtttacccagcatgcatcagtTAATGCCACCGTTCTGGGGTCAGAACCCATTGAAGATTCCGCTGCTCTGTGGCTTCAAGCGGCTGACGGTGGTGCCGCTGATGTCGCAGGATGGGGATggcgagggggcggggcctgctgGCCCCAGCCACGAGGAGGACTGGCACGTCCATTACAAGGCACCGTGCGGACAAAGCCTGCGCAACTACGACGATGTGATGCACTTCCTGTTGACCACTGACAGCCATGACATCCTGCAG GTGGACTTCTTCACTTTTAACCCACATGTTCAGTTGGACCCCCCAACAGCTGCCGGCCCCAAGTGTCCCGAGCTGGACTTGAGCCGGGGGCTGGAGCCCACGCCGGTTCAGCTGTGTCCTGGGGAGGGCGGGGCCCATCCGCCTGAGTTCCGCTACAGGAAGGATCGCTGGCCACACGGCTGCTTCCTGAGCCGAGGGCTGTTCCGGAcctactgtgtgtgtactgacGGCTGCAGAGACGCGCAGCAGTGCCCCTGCGTGTCCTTGACCACAAGAGGGCGCCACTACAGTCATCACAGGCTGGAAGAGCCTGTGCCGACAGG cctgTATGAATGCGGTCCGTGGTGTGGTTGCGACTGGGCTCGCTGTCAGAACCGGCTGGTCCAGCGGGGGATCAGGGTCCGCCTCCAGGTCTTCAAGATCGACAACCGTGGATGGGGGGTGCGTTGCCGCGACGATCTGGACCGCGGCACGTTCGTGTGCATCTATGCAG GTGTGGTCCTGCAGAAGGTTCAAAGTCCCACCAACTCCCCCTCCCCAAAGATGACAAGGATGGACCTGCCCTCGGACGAGGAAGTGGAGTTCGTCACCGAGTGGCTCGTCCCACAGGTGCAGGAGGGGCGGAGCAACCTGGTTGAATCCACCTCGCCCCCCCTGCATGTTCCCGTGATCCATGGATCAGCTGATGCCGGCGCCGCAACCACGACACCGAAGGACCAGGACAAGGTGCGTCTGGTCCGGGTCACCC GTCCAGACCCCCCTTCACCACCGGCGggcgggtcatgtgaccagtctCAGGCTGAGAACAAGAAGCCGGTGGAAGCCGGAGCCGTTAGCAGCACCGAAACAGAGAGCAGCGGCCAGAGGAGTCTAAAGAGAGTGATGAATATCGAGGACGCCGTCATTGTGGACGCCAGCAAGGAGGGAAACGTGAGCCGATTCATAAAC CACAGCTGCCAGCCAAACCTGTTCATCCAGCCCGTCTTCATCGACTCCCACGACCCCTCCCTCCCCGTCATCGCCTTCTTCACCAAGCG TGTCTTGAAGGCCGGCACTGAGCTGACATGGAATTACTCCGCAGACGCGGGGAGCAAACAGGAAATACCGTGTCAGCGCGGCAGCGACAACTGCCGAGGATATTTTGCCGTTGGGAACCCGTATGACATTTATGAGATGGAGGCTGAACCAAAGTAA